The proteins below come from a single Deinococcus budaensis genomic window:
- a CDS encoding GGDEF domain-containing protein, producing the protein MTAMPALFLEPPSLPPDTPPALLAALDRAASGPERAAAFLALARHFRGRALALALALAQTALARALEAGAALARRPGLTVEILSVLGGIEATQGRHERAFEHLALALDLAQEHGLRDLESRVFNNRAIVRMSTGDLVGARRDLEGAQALARRAADPVDLGHASVNLAYLENLAGDHAQALHQLNVLEELLASLPDPDRGSLGLYLHENRAHTLLNLAREARERGRPEAEAEARARTRAAIAATRAGLAERPDRLLALLTEAHAARLCLLEGRLSCAEDHALAALDHHTQLGQQSYLDAWLALAEVRAAQGQFGEAQQHYAAALASARAQQRHRETQDILRAVAGLYERQGDLAAALETLREALSGAQLALGRLAQIEGRHDDLARELRQARALAQGWQDSVRRAEDQARQDPLTGLLNRRGLHDALTELAGAGGAPLLLALFDIDDFKSVNDRHSHAVGDAALRAVALRLRAQAPAGSLLVRYGGEEFLLVVPGLPPAGAPALVEELRRAVGAQGWSGLPPGLHLTVSAGYAPAPGAGDQAFRTALEQADEQLYRAKRAGRNRVWPPLPTPVQADPQAGGTGRAARKRGR; encoded by the coding sequence ATGACCGCCATGCCAGCCCTCTTTCTGGAGCCGCCGAGCCTGCCGCCCGACACTCCGCCTGCCCTGCTCGCGGCCCTGGACCGCGCGGCGAGCGGCCCGGAGCGCGCGGCGGCGTTTCTGGCGCTGGCGCGGCACTTTCGCGGGCGCGCGCTGGCCCTGGCCCTGGCGCTGGCCCAGACGGCGCTGGCGCGGGCGCTGGAGGCCGGGGCGGCCCTCGCCCGCCGCCCCGGCCTCACGGTGGAAATCCTCTCGGTGCTGGGCGGCATCGAGGCGACCCAGGGAAGGCACGAGCGCGCCTTCGAGCACCTGGCGCTGGCGCTCGACCTCGCCCAGGAGCATGGCCTGCGTGACCTGGAGTCGCGGGTTTTCAACAACCGCGCCATCGTCCGGATGTCGACCGGGGACCTGGTGGGCGCGCGGCGCGACCTGGAAGGCGCGCAGGCGCTGGCGCGCCGGGCCGCCGACCCCGTGGACCTCGGGCACGCCTCGGTGAACCTGGCGTACCTGGAAAACCTGGCCGGGGACCACGCCCAGGCGCTGCACCAGCTCAACGTGCTGGAAGAACTGCTGGCGTCGCTTCCCGACCCCGACCGGGGGAGTCTGGGCCTCTACCTGCACGAAAACCGCGCCCACACCCTGCTCAACCTGGCCCGCGAGGCCCGCGAGCGGGGCCGGCCCGAAGCCGAGGCCGAGGCCCGCGCCCGCACCCGCGCGGCCATCGCGGCCACCCGCGCGGGGCTGGCGGAGCGGCCCGACCGCCTGCTCGCGCTGCTGACCGAGGCCCACGCGGCCCGGCTGTGCCTGCTCGAAGGCCGCCTGAGCTGCGCCGAGGACCACGCGCTGGCCGCACTGGACCACCACACCCAGCTGGGCCAGCAGTCCTACCTCGACGCCTGGCTGGCGCTGGCCGAGGTGCGGGCGGCCCAGGGCCAGTTCGGCGAAGCCCAGCAGCACTACGCCGCCGCGCTGGCAAGCGCCCGCGCGCAGCAGCGTCACCGCGAGACCCAGGACATCCTGCGGGCGGTGGCGGGGCTGTACGAGCGCCAGGGCGACCTGGCGGCGGCGCTGGAGACCTTGCGGGAGGCGCTGAGCGGCGCGCAGCTGGCCCTGGGCCGCCTGGCCCAGATCGAGGGCCGCCACGACGATCTGGCGCGCGAGTTGCGCCAGGCCCGCGCCCTGGCCCAGGGCTGGCAAGACAGCGTGCGCCGCGCCGAGGACCAGGCCCGCCAGGACCCCCTCACCGGGCTGCTCAACCGCCGGGGCCTGCACGACGCCCTGACCGAGCTGGCCGGCGCGGGCGGCGCTCCCCTGCTGCTCGCCCTGTTCGACATCGACGACTTCAAGAGCGTCAACGACCGCCACTCGCACGCGGTCGGGGACGCGGCCCTGCGCGCCGTGGCCCTGCGCCTGCGCGCCCAGGCCCCGGCCGGCAGCCTGCTGGTCCGCTACGGCGGCGAGGAATTCCTGCTGGTCGTGCCTGGTCTGCCCCCGGCCGGCGCGCCCGCCCTGGTCGAGGAGCTGCGCCGGGCGGTCGGGGCGCAGGGCTGGAGCGGGCTGCCCCCGGGCCTGCACCTCACGGTCAGCGCGGGCTACGCTCCGGCGCCGGGGGCCGGGGACCAGGCCTTCCGGACCGCCCTGGAGCAGGCCGACGAGCAGCTCTACCGCGCCAAGCGGGCGGGACGCAACCGGGTCTGGCCCCCCCTCCCCACGCCCGTGCAGGCGGACCCTCAGGCCGGGGGAACGGGCCGGGCCGCCCGGAAGCGGGGGCGCTGA
- a CDS encoding ABC transporter ATP-binding protein, whose product MAAIETRELRKVYRGRAVVDGLSLRVEEGEVFGFLGPNGAGKSTTVKMLLGLVQPSGGEALVLGGRPSDPAVRARLGFLPEQFRFQTWMTGQEFLHFHGRLAGLGAAELRTRVPEVLEEVGLGGRGGETLGGYSKGMLQRAGLAGAILARPRLVFLDEPTSALDPIGRVEVREIIERLRASGVAVFLNSHLLSEVEQVCDRVAFVKAGRVLRQGSMRELMGGVLPVDLRVDTLSPELLAALGRVGEVRHTDAHTPGRVDVTLWLEREDALPALADAVHGHGARLYALSPRRPDLETMFLELIEGGAPQGQPSRSAVHA is encoded by the coding sequence GTGGCAGCCATCGAAACGCGGGAATTGCGCAAAGTGTACCGGGGCCGGGCGGTGGTCGACGGCCTGTCGTTGAGGGTGGAGGAGGGCGAGGTCTTCGGCTTCCTGGGTCCCAACGGGGCGGGCAAGAGCACCACGGTCAAGATGCTGCTGGGGCTGGTGCAGCCCTCGGGGGGCGAGGCGCTGGTCCTGGGCGGGCGGCCGTCGGACCCGGCGGTGCGCGCCCGCCTGGGCTTCTTGCCCGAGCAGTTCCGCTTTCAGACCTGGATGACCGGCCAGGAATTCCTGCACTTTCACGGCCGCCTCGCGGGCCTGGGGGCGGCCGAGCTGCGGACCCGGGTGCCCGAGGTGCTGGAGGAAGTCGGGCTGGGCGGGCGCGGCGGCGAGACGCTGGGCGGCTATTCCAAGGGCATGCTTCAGCGCGCCGGGCTGGCAGGAGCGATTCTGGCGCGGCCCCGGCTGGTCTTTCTCGACGAGCCGACCTCGGCGCTCGACCCCATCGGGCGGGTGGAGGTGCGCGAGATCATCGAGCGGCTGCGCGCTTCCGGCGTGGCGGTCTTTCTCAACTCGCACCTGCTCTCGGAAGTCGAACAGGTCTGCGACCGGGTGGCCTTTGTCAAGGCGGGGCGGGTGCTGCGGCAGGGGTCGATGCGCGAGCTGATGGGCGGCGTGCTGCCGGTGGACCTGCGGGTGGACACGCTCTCGCCCGAGCTGCTCGCGGCGCTGGGCCGCGTCGGCGAGGTGCGCCACACCGACGCGCACACGCCGGGCCGGGTGGACGTGACCCTCTGGCTGGAGCGCGAGGACGCCCTTCCGGCCCTGGCCGACGCCGTTCACGGGCACGGCGCCCGGCTCTACGCGCTCTCGCCCCGGCGCCCCGATCTGGAAACGATGTTCCTCGAACTGATCGAGGGGGGCGCGCCGCAAGGGCAGCCCTCCCGGAGCGCCGTTCATGCGTAA
- a CDS encoding ABC transporter permease subunit has protein sequence MRNALLIAELSLREAVRKRLVVVLLLLTAAFVGFYLYGVFRLEGTLDQRAIDAGLEGRSASGAANLPVMYATLFGMYLVFFLGSLMAVLSSVGAVSADIESGVMQSVLARPVRRAELVAGRWLGFTLVNVVYVALVSAALLTGIYLISGFVPPAPLPAVGLVLLAITLITALTVLGSTLFTTLANGIGVFVLYGAGFAGGILGAIGSLSDSPTLVTLGRVANTLMPTNALWLGATYHLQPEVLLQVGEATRGANPLFSTVPIASGMVAWAAAYAALAVLLAMWRFSRRDL, from the coding sequence ATGCGTAACGCCCTCCTGATCGCCGAACTCTCCCTGCGCGAGGCGGTGCGCAAGCGGCTGGTCGTCGTGCTGCTGCTGCTCACCGCCGCGTTCGTGGGCTTTTACCTCTACGGGGTCTTCCGGCTGGAGGGAACGCTCGACCAGCGCGCCATCGACGCGGGGCTGGAGGGCCGCAGCGCGAGCGGCGCGGCCAACCTGCCCGTCATGTACGCCACCCTGTTCGGCATGTACCTGGTGTTCTTCCTGGGGTCGCTGATGGCGGTGCTCTCCAGCGTGGGGGCCGTCAGCGCCGACATCGAGAGCGGCGTGATGCAGTCGGTGCTGGCCCGCCCGGTGCGCCGCGCCGAACTTGTCGCGGGGCGCTGGCTGGGGTTCACGCTGGTGAACGTGGTGTACGTGGCGCTGGTCAGCGCGGCGCTTCTGACCGGTATCTACCTGATCAGCGGTTTCGTGCCCCCGGCGCCGCTCCCGGCCGTGGGGCTGGTGCTGCTCGCCATCACCCTGATCACGGCGCTGACCGTGCTGGGCAGCACGCTCTTTACCACCCTCGCCAACGGCATCGGCGTGTTCGTGCTGTACGGGGCGGGCTTCGCGGGCGGCATCCTGGGCGCCATCGGCAGCCTGTCGGACAGCCCGACGCTGGTCACGCTGGGCCGGGTCGCCAACACGCTGATGCCCACCAACGCCCTGTGGCTGGGCGCGACCTACCACCTTCAGCCGGAGGTGCTGCTGCAAGTCGGCGAGGCCACGCGCGGCGCCAACCCGCTGTTCAGCACCGTGCCCATCGCCTCCGGGATGGTCGCGTGGGCCGCCGCCTACGCCGCGCTCGCCGTGCTGCTCGCCATGTGGCGCTTCAGCCGCCGCGACCTGTAG